The following coding sequences are from one Campylobacter sp. RM16187 window:
- the uvrA gene encoding excinuclease ABC subunit UvrA, with translation MNDTIKITGAREHNLKNINLEIPKNKLVVFTGLSGSGKSTLAFDTLYAEGQRRYIESLSAYARQFLDKVGKPDVDKIEGLTPAIAIDQKTTSKNPRSTVGTITEIYDYLRLLYARVGIQHCHQCAKPISKMSASDIINEISKLPEGAKLIIYAPLVREKKGTWADLIENLRQKGFVRAQIDGVTVRLDEEIELAKTKKHTIKVVVDRLVIDGSNSQRLASDVEKALHESYGEVEVEISNAEELGLSEKFIHYSEHMACFDCKISFTPLEPLSFSFNSPKGACEHCDGLGIRYSLDMNKVIDEEKSVENGAIKLLYGYNMSYYYKFLLAFCEQNSIDARKPYYELSEDEKRLVLYGNAKEVEFFWKRHKITRKFEGAVKISYDLLKDYKDFDEYMSERICSNCGGHRLRPQSLAVRVAGLGIGEILDMSIENCVAFFSDEAKFSYLSEQDSMIAAPILKEINERLYFLYDVGLGYLSLGRDARTISGGEAQRIRIASQIGSGLSGVMYVLDEPSIGLHERDTLKLIKTLRNLQAKGNSVIVVEHDKKTIEEADFVVDIGEGAGKFGGEIIYAGDVKNLLKTSTLTAQYLNGQRCIDYQKNRKQESWLEISNVNINNISNLSAKFPLRNLVGITGVSGSGKSSLVLQTLLPEAQEQLNRARKVKKVAGVNLSGLENLDKVIYLDQSPIGRTPRSNPATYTGVMDEIRNLFAQTKEAKLRGYKIGRFSFNVKGGRCEKCQGEGEIKIEMHFLPDVMVVCDACNGSRYNAQTLEILYKGKSIADVLNMSIDDAVEFFKAVPKIAAKLKTLQDVGLGYITLGQNATTLSGGEAQRVKLSKELSRSDTGNTLYILDEPTTGLHFADVDRLTRVLHHLVELGNSVFVIEHNMDVIKNCDYIIDMGPEGGAKGGKIIASGSVKEVAKNHKKTGSYTGKFLAEELEEMKAKKGKKDAKSAQ, from the coding sequence ATGAACGACACTATCAAAATCACAGGTGCGCGCGAGCACAATCTAAAAAATATAAATTTAGAAATTCCAAAGAATAAATTAGTAGTTTTTACAGGACTTAGCGGTTCGGGCAAGAGTACGCTAGCATTTGATACGCTTTATGCTGAAGGGCAAAGACGATATATTGAGAGTTTATCTGCTTATGCAAGGCAGTTTTTGGATAAGGTTGGAAAGCCCGATGTCGATAAGATCGAAGGTCTTACGCCCGCGATCGCCATAGATCAAAAGACCACGAGCAAAAACCCTCGCTCGACGGTCGGCACCATAACCGAAATTTATGATTATCTGCGGCTGCTTTACGCGCGCGTCGGGATTCAGCATTGTCATCAGTGCGCAAAGCCCATTTCAAAGATGAGTGCAAGCGATATCATAAATGAAATTTCAAAGCTTCCTGAGGGCGCAAAGCTGATCATTTACGCTCCGCTTGTGCGCGAGAAGAAAGGCACATGGGCGGATCTCATCGAAAATTTGCGCCAAAAGGGCTTTGTTAGAGCGCAGATTGACGGTGTTACTGTAAGGCTTGATGAGGAGATAGAGCTAGCTAAAACCAAAAAGCACACTATCAAAGTCGTAGTTGATCGCCTTGTGATAGACGGCTCAAACTCTCAGCGCTTAGCAAGTGACGTTGAAAAGGCGCTTCACGAGAGTTACGGCGAAGTTGAAGTTGAAATTTCAAACGCCGAAGAGCTTGGACTAAGCGAAAAGTTCATCCACTACAGCGAGCATATGGCTTGCTTTGACTGCAAAATTTCATTTACGCCGCTTGAGCCGCTTAGCTTTAGCTTCAACTCTCCAAAAGGAGCGTGCGAGCACTGCGACGGGCTTGGGATTCGCTACAGCCTTGATATGAACAAAGTTATAGATGAGGAAAAAAGCGTAGAAAACGGCGCTATAAAGTTGCTTTACGGCTACAATATGAGTTATTATTATAAATTTTTGCTTGCCTTTTGCGAGCAAAACTCTATCGACGCGAGAAAGCCATATTATGAGCTTAGCGAAGATGAGAAGCGACTCGTGCTTTACGGCAACGCAAAAGAGGTCGAGTTCTTTTGGAAGAGGCATAAGATAACGCGTAAATTTGAGGGCGCAGTAAAGATCAGCTACGATCTTCTTAAGGATTACAAGGATTTTGACGAGTATATGAGCGAGCGCATCTGCTCAAACTGCGGTGGACATAGGCTTAGACCCCAATCCTTAGCCGTACGCGTAGCAGGACTTGGGATAGGCGAAATTTTAGATATGAGTATCGAAAACTGCGTTGCGTTTTTTTCGGATGAAGCCAAATTTAGCTACTTAAGCGAGCAAGATAGCATGATCGCGGCTCCTATTTTAAAGGAGATAAACGAGCGGCTTTACTTTCTTTATGACGTGGGGCTTGGCTATCTCTCGCTTGGGCGTGATGCGCGCACGATAAGCGGCGGCGAAGCGCAAAGAATTCGTATCGCAAGCCAGATAGGAAGCGGGCTAAGCGGAGTTATGTACGTGCTTGACGAGCCAAGTATCGGACTTCACGAGCGAGATACCTTAAAGCTTATTAAGACACTTAGAAATTTGCAAGCCAAAGGCAACTCGGTCATAGTGGTGGAGCATGATAAAAAGACGATAGAAGAGGCGGATTTCGTCGTGGATATCGGCGAGGGAGCGGGTAAATTTGGCGGAGAGATTATATACGCCGGAGACGTTAAAAATCTGCTTAAAACAAGCACTCTAACGGCGCAGTATCTAAATGGACAGCGCTGCATAGACTATCAAAAAAATCGCAAACAAGAAAGCTGGCTTGAAATTTCAAACGTAAATATCAATAATATCTCAAATTTAAGCGCGAAATTTCCGCTTAGAAATTTAGTCGGTATCACGGGTGTTTCAGGTTCAGGCAAGAGCTCGCTCGTGCTTCAAACCCTGCTTCCGGAGGCGCAAGAGCAGCTAAATAGAGCTAGAAAAGTAAAAAAAGTTGCAGGCGTAAATTTAAGCGGACTTGAAAATTTAGATAAGGTCATATATCTTGATCAAAGCCCGATAGGACGCACTCCGCGCTCAAATCCTGCAACCTACACGGGCGTGATGGACGAGATAAGAAATCTCTTTGCGCAGACCAAAGAGGCGAAACTAAGAGGTTATAAAATCGGACGCTTTAGCTTTAACGTCAAGGGCGGCAGGTGCGAAAAGTGCCAAGGCGAAGGCGAGATAAAGATAGAGATGCACTTCTTGCCAGATGTGATGGTAGTTTGTGACGCTTGCAACGGCTCAAGATACAACGCCCAGACTCTGGAAATTTTGTATAAGGGCAAGAGTATCGCCGATGTGCTAAATATGAGTATCGATGACGCGGTTGAGTTTTTTAAGGCGGTGCCAAAGATCGCGGCTAAGCTTAAGACGCTGCAAGATGTGGGGCTTGGTTACATCACGCTTGGGCAAAACGCAACCACTCTAAGCGGTGGCGAGGCGCAACGCGTGAAGCTCTCAAAGGAGTTAAGCAGAAGCGATACGGGAAATACGCTTTATATCCTTGATGAGCCTACGACGGGGCTTCACTTTGCCGATGTGGACCGTCTTACGCGCGTGCTTCATCACTTAGTCGAGCTTGGAAATTCGGTCTTTGTGATCGAGCATAATATGGACGTGATTAAAAACTGCGATTATATCATCGATATGGGGCCTGAGGGCGGCGCAAAAGGCGGTAAGATCATCGCTAGCGGAAGCGTTAAAGAGGTGGCTAAAAATCACAAAAAAACAGGCTCTTATACGGGTAAATTTTTAGCTGAAGAGCTTGAAGAGATGAAGGCTAAAAAAGGCAAAAAAGATGCAAAGAGCGCTCAGTGA
- a CDS encoding pyrimidine dimer DNA glycosylase/endonuclease V, which translates to MRLWTISPVYLDAKGLVALWREALLAKHVLNGLTKGYKNHPQLDRFYAHDNPKELINAYLQEVYDEASKRGYKFDKSKIDAFSSQNLSPVQVTSGQIEYEFAFLQEKLKVRDVAMYERNLSVNEVGIMSIFKAVNGDVEPWEKIKS; encoded by the coding sequence ATGAGACTTTGGACGATCAGCCCTGTTTATCTGGACGCAAAAGGTTTAGTAGCGTTATGGAGAGAGGCGCTTTTAGCAAAGCATGTTTTAAATGGGCTTACAAAGGGGTATAAAAACCATCCGCAGCTTGATAGATTTTACGCGCATGACAACCCCAAAGAGCTTATAAATGCCTATTTGCAAGAGGTTTATGACGAGGCCTCAAAAAGAGGATATAAATTTGATAAAAGCAAGATAGATGCCTTTAGTAGCCAGAATTTATCGCCGGTGCAAGTTACAAGCGGTCAGATAGAGTATGAATTTGCGTTTTTGCAAGAGAAGCTAAAGGTGCGAGATGTGGCGATGTATGAGCGAAATTTGAGCGTGAACGAAGTTGGGATAATGAGTATTTTTAAAGCTGTAAATGGAGATGTCGAGCCGTGGGAAAAGATAAAGAGTTAA
- a CDS encoding formate--tetrahydrofolate ligase — protein sequence MNSIIALGKANLPVCIVKNQYSFSSDPKFLGRARDFSFELRAGSGFIVIINYVNTRA from the coding sequence ATGAATAGCATAATAGCTTTAGGCAAGGCAAATTTGCCCGTTTGTATCGTAAAAAATCAATACAGCTTCAGCTCAGATCCAAAATTTCTAGGCAGAGCTAGAGACTTTAGCTTTGAGCTTCGTGCAGGAAGCGGATTTATCGTGATTATAAACTATGTTAATACCAGAGCTTAA
- a CDS encoding DJ-1/PfpI family protein: protein MQKINVLLFDDYTSLDALGPLEVLSRLKQHYEIDYFSLDGKAVKSSINTQILTRKISEIKSHDILLVPGGFATRTLINDERFLSELRNLANASKIVLSVCTGSVLLACAGCLKGKRATSNKSSWEFVTKAGKDTEWIKPARWVKDGKFYTSSGVAAGVDMALGFVAEIHGIKTARDIAKSMEYIWNEDRNFDPFV from the coding sequence ATGCAGAAGATAAATGTCTTGCTTTTTGACGACTATACTAGCCTTGATGCGCTTGGACCGCTTGAAGTGCTTTCAAGGCTTAAGCAGCACTATGAGATAGACTATTTTTCACTTGACGGAAAAGCGGTTAAAAGCTCCATAAACACGCAAATTTTAACTCGCAAAATAAGCGAGATAAAAAGCCACGATATCCTGCTGGTGCCTGGCGGATTTGCGACAAGAACGCTTATAAATGACGAGCGGTTTTTAAGCGAGTTAAGAAATTTGGCTAACGCTAGCAAGATAGTTTTAAGCGTCTGCACGGGCTCGGTTTTGCTCGCTTGCGCAGGATGTTTAAAGGGCAAAAGAGCCACTAGCAACAAGTCATCTTGGGAATTTGTGACAAAGGCTGGCAAAGACACGGAGTGGATAAAGCCCGCCAGATGGGTAAAGGACGGCAAATTTTACACTTCAAGCGGAGTTGCAGCCGGCGTTGATATGGCGCTTGGTTTTGTGGCTGAAATTCACGGAATAAAAACTGCGCGAGATATCGCAAAATCGATGGAATATATCTGGAATGAAGATAGAAATTTCGATCCATTTGTATGA
- a CDS encoding HDOD domain-containing protein, which translates to MIEEFKKRIKTLPPLPKSFHRVLQICESDSGVGELAKAIEGDPMMVAQILKTANSPLYGFNRQIKTVLQAVSLFGKNMTKSLVASSTVQGMLKVSVEPYSVSPEQFVNISNLQGAIAKAWFKRIAPEKMDDMFLCALLQDTGKILISDEVIRRDEVMYFKEDIAMSFDIGAVEMNNFGTTSVLIAADIFDHWGFEKGIVENIRHSNDPKNAPDELKQTAWALYIIRVLANQKQQLSDLNVQTALNLAAENGFNEQILKEVVEEIKEKGV; encoded by the coding sequence ATGATTGAAGAGTTTAAAAAGAGGATAAAAACGCTTCCACCGCTTCCAAAAAGCTTCCATAGGGTTTTGCAAATTTGTGAGAGCGATAGCGGAGTAGGGGAGCTTGCTAAGGCCATCGAAGGCGATCCAATGATGGTTGCTCAAATTTTAAAAACGGCAAATTCTCCGCTTTACGGCTTTAACAGGCAGATCAAAACGGTTTTACAAGCGGTTAGTTTATTTGGCAAAAATATGACCAAATCGCTTGTGGCTAGCTCAACCGTACAAGGCATGCTAAAAGTAAGCGTGGAGCCTTATAGCGTGAGCCCTGAGCAGTTTGTAAATATCTCAAATTTGCAAGGCGCGATCGCAAAAGCGTGGTTTAAGCGCATTGCGCCTGAGAAGATGGATGATATGTTTTTATGCGCGCTGCTTCAAGATACGGGCAAAATTTTGATCTCTGATGAGGTAATTAGACGTGATGAGGTGATGTATTTTAAAGAAGATATCGCGATGAGCTTTGATATCGGCGCGGTTGAGATGAATAACTTCGGCACTACAAGCGTGCTCATAGCTGCTGATATATTTGATCACTGGGGCTTTGAAAAGGGTATCGTAGAAAACATCCGCCACTCAAACGATCCAAAAAATGCGCCTGATGAGCTTAAACAAACCGCATGGGCGCTTTACATCATAAGAGTTTTGGCAAATCAAAAGCAGCAACTTAGCGATCTAAACGTCCAAACTGCGCTAAATTTGGCTGCTGAAAACGGCTTTAA